A region from the Clostridium beijerinckii genome encodes:
- a CDS encoding Cof-type HAD-IIB family hydrolase has protein sequence MIRLIASDMDGTLLNSNHKISKENLEAIKKAESMGVKFTIATGRRFEDVKPLIDENDLRCQCIVLNGGEYIDEEGKVLEGIYIGRKEASQIIDMIIKENIVAEIYTNQGLYSVNTKEEALTEVAYRIKAFDPKTSFEEAIKYAETHPHFLDLNYIKDIDEFLNSDIKIGKFVAFYNDEETTIKVKRKLESIERIAIASTFTKNIEINNKEAQKGLILAKVAEKMGIRRDEVMVIGDSFNDYSMFTEFPVSFAMKNAVPQIKEAAKYITDTNDNAGVAKAIYKIFNLY, from the coding sequence ATGATAAGACTTATTGCATCAGATATGGATGGAACATTACTTAACAGTAATCATAAAATATCAAAAGAGAATTTAGAAGCTATAAAAAAAGCTGAATCAATGGGAGTAAAGTTTACAATTGCCACAGGTAGAAGATTTGAAGATGTTAAACCATTAATTGATGAAAATGATTTAAGGTGTCAATGTATAGTTTTAAATGGTGGAGAATATATAGACGAAGAAGGAAAAGTCTTAGAAGGAATTTACATCGGTAGAAAAGAAGCAAGTCAAATTATAGATATGATAATAAAAGAAAATATTGTAGCTGAAATTTATACTAATCAAGGATTATATAGTGTTAATACTAAGGAAGAAGCATTAACAGAAGTTGCATATAGGATTAAAGCTTTTGATCCAAAAACAAGTTTTGAAGAAGCTATAAAATATGCAGAAACACATCCACATTTTTTAGATTTAAATTATATTAAAGATATTGATGAATTTTTAAATAGTGATATTAAAATAGGAAAATTTGTTGCTTTTTATAATGATGAAGAAACTACTATAAAAGTAAAAAGAAAATTAGAATCCATAGAGAGGATTGCTATCGCTTCAACTTTTACTAAAAATATAGAAATAAATAATAAAGAAGCACAAAAAGGACTTATATTGGCCAAGGTTGCAGAAAAAATGGGGATAAGAAGAGATGAAGTTATGGTTATTGGGGATAGTTTTAATGATTATTCAATGTTCACTGAATTTCCAGTATCTTTTGCTATGAAAAATGCTGTCCCACAAATAAAAGAAGCAGCAAAATATATAACAGATACAAATGATAATGCTGGAGTTGCGAAGGCTATCTATAAAATTTTTAATTTATACTAA
- a CDS encoding 6-phospho-beta-glucosidase: MFHKNLKDFPKDFLWGASTSAYQVEGAYNEDGKGLSVQDTKEPIPGTPDFNVSSDHYHHYKEDVALFAEMGFKTYRFSIAWTRIIPNGVGEVNPKGIEFYNNLIDELLSYGIEPLVTMYHFDLPDELQKDGGWSNRKTADAFVNYSKVLFENFGDKVKYWLTINEQNMMILHGGAIGTVNPGVENLEKELYKQNHHMMLAQAQTMKLCHEMCPKGKIGPAPNISSIYPASSKPEDILAANNQSSIRNWLYLDMAVHGRYNPIAWSYMVEKGIEPTVENRDMEILKGGNPDFIAFNYYCTGTAAESKIEDTEVSTQGGDQQIAVGDIGVYKGASNPNLQKTDFGWEIDPIGFRNTLREVYERYALPVIITENGLGAFDKVEEEDTINDDYRIDYLRKHIEQAKLAITDGVDLIGYCPWSAIDLISTHQGFKKRYGFIYVNRDEFDLKDLRRIRKKSFFWYKNVIKSNGEEL; the protein is encoded by the coding sequence ATGTTTCATAAAAATTTGAAAGATTTTCCTAAGGACTTTTTATGGGGAGCTTCAACATCAGCTTACCAAGTAGAGGGAGCTTATAATGAAGATGGAAAGGGGTTATCAGTTCAAGATACAAAAGAACCAATCCCAGGTACGCCAGATTTCAATGTTTCTAGTGATCACTATCATCATTATAAGGAAGATGTTGCATTATTTGCTGAAATGGGATTTAAAACTTATCGTTTTTCAATAGCTTGGACAAGAATAATTCCCAATGGTGTAGGAGAAGTAAATCCTAAAGGAATTGAATTTTATAATAACTTGATTGATGAACTATTATCATATGGAATAGAACCACTAGTTACTATGTATCACTTTGATTTACCTGATGAACTTCAAAAGGATGGTGGTTGGTCTAATAGAAAAACTGCAGATGCATTTGTAAATTATTCAAAAGTATTATTTGAGAATTTTGGAGATAAGGTTAAGTACTGGCTTACAATAAATGAGCAAAATATGATGATACTTCATGGTGGTGCAATTGGAACTGTTAATCCAGGAGTAGAAAATCTTGAAAAAGAATTGTATAAACAAAATCACCATATGATGTTGGCTCAAGCACAAACAATGAAATTATGCCATGAAATGTGTCCAAAAGGTAAAATTGGACCAGCTCCAAACATAAGCTCAATATATCCAGCAAGCTCAAAGCCAGAAGATATACTTGCAGCTAACAATCAATCTTCAATAAGAAATTGGTTATACTTAGATATGGCTGTACATGGAAGATACAACCCGATAGCTTGGAGTTATATGGTTGAAAAAGGAATTGAACCTACCGTTGAGAATAGAGATATGGAAATTTTAAAAGGTGGAAATCCTGATTTCATAGCATTTAATTATTATTGCACAGGAACAGCAGCTGAAAGTAAGATTGAGGATACTGAAGTATCTACTCAAGGTGGAGATCAACAAATTGCAGTTGGAGATATAGGGGTATACAAAGGTGCATCGAATCCGAATTTACAAAAGACTGACTTTGGATGGGAAATTGACCCAATAGGCTTTAGAAATACATTAAGAGAAGTATATGAAAGATATGCACTTCCTGTAATTATTACTGAAAATGGATTGGGAGCTTTCGATAAAGTTGAAGAAGAAGATACTATAAATGATGATTATAGAATCGACTATTTAAGAAAACATATAGAACAAGCAAAACTTGCAATAACTGATGGTGTAGACTTAATTGGATATTGCCCATGGTCAGCTATAGATCTTATAAGTACACATCAAGGATTCAAAAAGAGATACGGATTCATATATGTAAATAGAGATGAATTTGACCTTAAAGATTTAAGAAGAATAAGAAAGAAAAGCTTCTTCTGGTATAAAAATGTAATAAAGAGTAATGGGGAAGAACTTTAG
- a CDS encoding glycerate kinase: MKKDLVIALAPDSFKESMTAKEVCEAMERGIKKANSNISCIHIPMADGGEGTMQSLVDATDGKIYSLEVVGPLGNKVEAQYGILGEGEIGILEMASASGIQLVHPEKRNPLLTTTYGTGQLIKACLDHGVKKLLIGIGGSATNDGGAGVIQALGGKLLDKQGNELAFGGGELGKLSTIDLNNFDSRLKDVIVEVACDVNNPLCGERGASNVFGPQKGATQEMIGTLDDNLKHYADIIKKQLGKNVLDEPGAGAAGGLGAGLLAFLNGTLKRGIEMVIEYAGLEEKVKDAHMVWTGEGSIDFQTQYGKTPLGVATVAKKHNKPVIALAGRVGEGIDILYEGGIDSIFGITKGATSLEEALVKGQENIEKTAENIIRLMNLL, encoded by the coding sequence TATGACAGCAAAAGAAGTTTGTGAAGCAATGGAAAGAGGAATAAAAAAAGCGAATAGTAATATTAGTTGTATACATATACCTATGGCTGATGGTGGAGAAGGAACTATGCAGTCATTAGTAGATGCTACTGATGGGAAAATATATTCTTTAGAAGTAGTTGGACCACTTGGAAATAAAGTAGAAGCACAGTATGGTATTTTAGGAGAAGGCGAAATAGGAATATTAGAAATGGCTAGTGCCAGTGGAATACAACTAGTGCATCCAGAAAAAAGGAATCCATTATTAACTACAACCTATGGTACTGGTCAGCTTATCAAGGCATGCTTAGACCATGGCGTGAAAAAACTATTAATAGGTATTGGCGGAAGTGCTACTAATGATGGCGGAGCTGGAGTTATTCAAGCACTTGGTGGAAAATTATTAGATAAACAAGGAAATGAATTAGCTTTTGGTGGCGGAGAGTTAGGAAAACTAAGTACTATCGATTTAAATAATTTTGATTCTAGGTTGAAAGATGTCATTGTAGAAGTAGCTTGTGATGTTAACAATCCACTTTGTGGAGAAAGAGGAGCTTCAAATGTATTTGGTCCACAAAAAGGAGCTACTCAAGAAATGATAGGAACATTAGATGATAATTTGAAACACTATGCAGATATAATAAAAAAGCAACTGGGTAAAAATGTGTTAGATGAACCAGGAGCAGGAGCAGCAGGTGGACTAGGAGCTGGACTTCTGGCATTTTTAAATGGTACTTTGAAAAGAGGTATCGAAATGGTCATTGAATATGCTGGGCTAGAAGAAAAAGTAAAAGATGCCCATATGGTTTGGACTGGAGAAGGAAGTATAGATTTTCAAACTCAGTATGGAAAGACTCCTTTAGGTGTTGCTACAGTTGCTAAAAAGCACAATAAGCCAGTGATTGCATTAGCTGGAAGAGTTGGTGAAGGCATAGATATTTTATATGAAGGTGGAATAGATTCAATATTTGGCATCACTAAAGGAGCAACTTCTTTGGAGGAAGCTTTAGTGAAGGGACAAGAAAATATTGAAAAGACAGCTGAAAATATAATAAGGCTTATGAATTTATTGTAA
- a CDS encoding transcriptional regulator produces the protein MFNYEVIQSLNDLELSLYRYIMKNSEKVIYMRIRELADEAHVSTTTILRFCKKVNCQGYSEFKVKLKMNIEQNENNKVNNDTSIIIDFFKKLDNSELDKKLNTLCDLIKEASNVIFIGAGTSGVLCKYAARYFSSIGKFAMYIDDPYFPRNYKVYEDSVIIAISVSGETYSVIDHVSNLKRERSTVVSITNSENCTIAKISDLNISYYVQQEKVGISDITTQIPVVYMIESIGKRLHNKFL, from the coding sequence ATGTTTAATTATGAAGTTATCCAAAGCTTGAATGATTTAGAATTATCGTTATATAGATACATAATGAAAAATAGTGAAAAAGTTATTTATATGAGAATTAGAGAATTAGCAGATGAGGCACATGTATCAACAACAACAATATTAAGATTTTGCAAAAAGGTTAATTGTCAAGGATACTCAGAATTCAAAGTGAAATTAAAGATGAATATTGAACAAAATGAAAATAATAAAGTAAATAATGATACTTCTATAATAATAGACTTTTTTAAAAAACTGGATAATAGTGAATTAGATAAAAAGTTAAATACTCTTTGCGATTTAATAAAAGAAGCAAGTAATGTCATCTTTATAGGGGCAGGAACATCTGGAGTATTATGTAAGTATGCAGCTAGATATTTTTCGTCAATAGGCAAATTTGCTATGTATATAGATGATCCATATTTTCCGAGAAATTATAAAGTGTATGAAGATTCTGTAATAATAGCAATATCAGTTTCGGGAGAAACATATTCTGTTATTGATCATGTAAGCAATCTAAAAAGAGAACGAAGCACAGTTGTAAGTATAACTAATAGTGAAAATTGTACTATAGCTAAAATATCTGATCTTAATATATCCTATTATGTTCAACAAGAAAAAGTAGGGATTAGTGATATAACAACACAAATACCAGTGGTATATATGATTGAAAGTATAGGAAAGAGATTACATAATAAATTTTTATAG
- a CDS encoding transcriptional regulator, whose protein sequence is MKLSKTIAQKIVLEMMNVIPYNINVMDENGIIIGSGDMKRIGTIHEGARNAINSQHINEVYEEDERMKLGVNEPIIVNEKVIGVIGITGHPDEVRRFSKLVRVTAVLLIEQSKIDEEIQNRRLNMQKFYNDLVHRKMEYDDKFHQRAKSYGIDLTKKCQVILVDGNINSNSLKTLCQRYSHYCELDNNRIVFFITSNHIYNTLLKNLEENKEINKISIGGKEDIVSVSLENAELAMEIGIKIKPSSLIYSYDELKFFIHLSHDNKTSLVSLMHNIDNYGNKLELIQTIQAYIEENGDINNVANMLNIHRNTLNYRLERIKKLTGKNPKNLLELFELLCGLIWR, encoded by the coding sequence ATGAAGCTATCAAAAACTATAGCACAAAAAATTGTTTTAGAAATGATGAATGTGATTCCTTATAATATAAATGTTATGGATGAAAATGGAATAATTATAGGTAGTGGAGATATGAAACGTATTGGAACTATCCATGAAGGCGCTAGAAATGCAATAAATAGTCAACATATAAATGAGGTATATGAAGAAGATGAAAGGATGAAACTAGGTGTGAATGAGCCTATTATTGTCAATGAAAAAGTAATAGGAGTAATAGGAATTACAGGGCATCCAGATGAAGTAAGAAGATTTAGCAAGCTGGTTCGTGTAACTGCAGTTTTATTAATCGAGCAATCTAAAATTGATGAGGAAATTCAGAACAGAAGATTAAATATGCAGAAATTTTATAATGATCTAGTTCATAGGAAAATGGAGTATGATGATAAATTTCATCAGAGGGCTAAAAGTTATGGAATTGATCTTACGAAAAAATGTCAGGTTATTCTTGTAGATGGCAATATAAATTCGAACAGTTTAAAAACATTGTGTCAAAGGTATTCACATTATTGTGAGCTTGATAATAACAGAATAGTATTTTTTATTACATCTAATCACATATATAATACATTACTAAAGAATTTAGAAGAAAATAAAGAGATAAATAAGATAAGTATTGGAGGAAAAGAGGATATTGTTTCAGTTTCATTAGAAAATGCGGAATTAGCAATGGAGATTGGCATAAAGATAAAACCATCAAGTTTAATATATAGTTATGATGAGTTAAAGTTCTTTATTCATTTATCACATGATAATAAAACGTCATTGGTTTCGTTGATGCACAATATTGATAACTATGGAAATAAATTAGAACTTATCCAAACTATACAAGCGTATATAGAGGAGAATGGAGATATTAACAATGTAGCTAATATGCTAAATATACATAGAAATACTTTAAATTATAGATTAGAAAGAATTAAAAAGCTGACAGGAAAGAATCCAAAGAATTTATTAGAACTATTTGAATTGCTATGTGGATTAATTTGGAGGTAA